The following proteins come from a genomic window of Nostoc sp. ATCC 53789:
- a CDS encoding mechanosensitive ion channel family protein yields MAIAVVPIAKATAQIPFLPQLQAPSSVSSDSNDRLVTGWIYLDGRRLFQIAASKANFPERSEDIQKKLETISQNYIQSPAKTAVKVQVRKVNDLPVIYVNDQYLMTITSEDAGLRQVDMLTSANQVAESLQQDLQQAKQERQTQFLINQGKIAAGTGLAMIIMSWGIYSWQRRSKKNSVQPIASQPLRWPLNSPISPAAAQPITTQLNQQQHRHIQEVKRRLFQLTQAGIWGSGSFFILGLFPYTRPFQLGILTAAQFPLRLGVVFLGTYVAIRLIYALIDRFTTTLISSGALLTPESSERLQLRVSTFSGVTKSIATGICVGVGFLLALVSLGIDIVPLLAGASLVGVALSLASQNLIKDAINGFLIILEDQYALGDVINVGDVGGLVENLNLRMTQLRDSEGRLITIPNSEIKIVANLSSRWSRADLTVPIAYQADTEHALKLIETVAFEMNQEMQWQRQILEPPQVLGIDQFGDRGLIIRVWFKTQPLKQWDVAREFRRRLKVALDKAGISISVPQQAIWVNDDQLLNFQGNGKSH; encoded by the coding sequence ATGGCCATAGCCGTTGTACCTATAGCAAAAGCCACAGCCCAGATTCCATTTTTACCTCAATTACAAGCTCCCAGCAGTGTCAGTAGTGATTCAAACGATCGGCTTGTCACAGGCTGGATTTATTTAGATGGTCGGCGGTTATTTCAGATCGCAGCATCAAAAGCCAACTTTCCTGAGCGTTCAGAAGATATCCAAAAGAAGTTGGAGACAATTAGCCAAAATTACATTCAATCACCAGCAAAAACAGCAGTCAAGGTACAAGTTCGCAAGGTAAACGACTTACCAGTAATTTATGTCAACGATCAATACCTGATGACGATCACTTCTGAGGATGCTGGACTACGACAGGTAGATATGTTGACATCGGCAAATCAAGTCGCCGAATCGTTACAACAAGACTTGCAACAAGCAAAGCAAGAAAGACAAACTCAATTTTTAATCAACCAAGGTAAAATTGCTGCTGGCACAGGACTGGCAATGATTATCATGAGTTGGGGGATATATAGTTGGCAGCGCCGTTCCAAAAAAAATTCAGTACAACCCATTGCCTCCCAACCTCTTAGATGGCCCCTAAACTCCCCAATTTCACCAGCAGCAGCTCAACCAATTACAACACAACTAAATCAACAGCAACATCGGCATATCCAAGAAGTCAAAAGACGATTGTTTCAGCTAACTCAAGCTGGAATTTGGGGTAGTGGAAGTTTCTTTATCTTGGGTCTATTTCCCTACACACGACCATTTCAGTTAGGGATTCTCACAGCTGCCCAATTTCCTTTGCGATTAGGTGTCGTGTTCTTGGGAACTTATGTAGCAATCCGTCTCATCTACGCTCTTATTGACCGCTTCACCACCACTCTAATTAGCAGTGGTGCTTTACTGACTCCAGAAAGTTCAGAACGGCTGCAACTGCGAGTTTCCACATTTTCTGGCGTGACTAAAAGCATCGCTACTGGTATCTGCGTAGGAGTAGGCTTTTTGCTAGCGCTGGTGTCATTGGGGATAGATATCGTTCCCTTACTAGCGGGTGCGAGTTTGGTTGGTGTTGCATTGTCTCTGGCCTCGCAAAACCTAATTAAAGATGCGATTAATGGTTTCCTAATTATCCTAGAAGACCAGTACGCTTTAGGCGATGTGATTAACGTGGGAGACGTAGGAGGCTTAGTAGAAAATCTGAATCTGCGGATGACCCAACTGCGGGATTCTGAAGGGCGCTTGATCACGATTCCCAATAGTGAAATTAAAATTGTTGCCAATCTTTCCAGTCGTTGGTCACGAGCCGATTTAACGGTTCCCATTGCCTACCAAGCCGATACAGAACACGCTTTGAAGTTAATTGAAACAGTTGCTTTCGAGATGAATCAAGAAATGCAATGGCAGCGTCAAATTTTGGAACCGCCCCAAGTTTTGGGAATAGATCAATTTGGCGATCGCGGTTTAATTATTCGTGTATGGTTTAAAACACAGCCCCTTAAGCAATGGGATGTAGCACGGGAGTTCCGCCGTCGCCTGAAAGTCGCCCTAGACAAAGCCGGAATTTCTATTTCTGTACCTCAACAAGCGATTTGGGTCAATGACGATCAGTTGTTAAATTTTCAAGGTAATGGCAAATCTCATTAG